CGGCTCGTCGAGCAGCAGCAGCTCGGGCTCGGAGACCAGGGCGCGGGCGAGCGCGACGCGCTTCTGCACGGGGTAGGGGAGGCTGCCCGGGTAGCGGGCGGCGTAGTCCTCGGCGTCGAGCTCGGTCAGCGCCGCCATCGCCCGCTCGCGCAGCCGGGCCTCGTCGCGGTCGGCGGTGGGGATGGCGAACAGCGCGGACAGGAAGCCGGCGCGGGCGTGCTTGTGCGCCCCCACCATCACGTTCTCCAGCACGGTCAGGCCGGGGAACAGGCCCACGCCCTGCAGGGTGCGGGCGATGCCGAGCCCGGCCAGCTGCGCCGGCCGCAGCCGCCGCAGCTCACCGCCGCGCCAGGTGATCCGGCCCTCGGTCGGGCGGACCAGCCCGCAGGCCACGTTGAACATCGTCGTCTTGCCCGCACCGTTGGGTCCGATGAGGCCGTGCACCTGGCCCGGTTCGACGGTCAGCGACACGTCCGTGAGGGCCTGGACGCCGCCGAACGCGACGCTGATCCCGGTCATCTCCAACCGGGAGGTGGGCGATCCGTCCTCGTGCGGGGTGCTGCTGCCTGTGGTTCCGGGCGGCTGCGCCAAGGGGCCCACGTCTCCTCTTCGTCGGGGAGCCACCGTGCTGGCGACCCCGGTGGGCGTCGATTCAGTCACGGACACGTCCGTATGAGCCTGCCGACCGGTGGCAGCCGTCACAATGGGCTGACCGCACAGTGATGGTTCCCCCGTGTTGTGCTCTGTGCGATGAGTACCGGAGGTGAGCAGGTGCAGGCGGCCTCGTCGGGGACCGGGTCGGGCGCCGGGCCGGGGATGGGGTCCGACGCCGGGGCGCGGCTGGCCGAGCTGGTCCCCGCGCTGCTCGACCGCCTCGACGAGATGACCGACCGGATGGCCGAGATCCTGGTCGAGACCGAGCCGGCCTACCGCGAGGCGCTGACCGGCGGTGACCCCCGGATGCGGAGCACGCTGCGGCGCAACCTCGAGGTCGGCGTCCGCGGGTTGTCCCCGGACGTCCCGGCGGCCTACCACCAGAGCCACGCCGAGGGCGCCCGCGCCGTCGGCCGCCTGCGTGCGGCCCAGGGCATCCCCCTGGAGGCGGTCCTGCGCGCCTACCGGCTCGGCGGCCAGATCACCTGGGAGGCGCTGGTCGCGCTCTCCCGCCAGGGCGACCGGCACGACGACGCCCTGCTGCTCGAGGTGGCCGGCTCGCTGTGGCGCACCAACGACCGCGGGTGCAGTGCCGCCGCGGAGGGCTACCGCGCCGAGGAGCGGCGGCTGTCCGGCCTGGACGCCGTCGAGCGCCAGCGCCTGCTCGACGGCCTGCTCGACGGCCGCGGCGGCGACCCGGCCTTCGTGCGGACGGCGGGTGAGCTGCTCGCCGTGCCGCTCGGGGGCCGGCTGGCCGTGGTCGTCGCCCCCGCCGTCGAGGAGGAGGCCGACCCGGTGCCCGAGGCGGCCGCGGCGCTGCTCAAGCGCGGCGTCCGGTCGGTGTGGGGGATCCGCTCGCAGGCGCAGGTCGGGGTGGTCGCCCTCGGGGCCCGGCGGCTGCCCGAGCTGCTGGCCTGGCTGGGGGTGCTGGCCGGCGGCCCCGTCGGGGTGTCGGCGGTGGTGGAGGGGGCGGCGGCCGTCGCCGGCGCCTACCGGCTGGCCGAGACCGCCGCGCGGACGCTGCCCGCCGGAGTGGCCCGCGTGGTCACCATCGACGACCGGCTGCCCGAGGCGCTGCTGAGCAACTCCCCGGAGATCGGCTCACGGCTGGTCGGCCAGACCCTCGGCCTGCTGCTGGAGCTGCCGCACGACGAGCAGGAGGTGCTGCTGGAGACGCTGTCGGCCTTCCTCGACGCCGACGGCTCGCCGACCCGCGCCGCCGACCTCCTGTACTGCCACCGCAACACGGTCATGCACCGGCTGCGGCGGATCGAGTCGGTGACCGGCCGCAAGCTCACCGACCCCCGGGCCCGGCTGCTGTGGCAGCTGGCCCTGCTGGGCACCGGGCACCACGACGCGGTGCACCGCCGCCCGGTCCGCGACTCGGCGTGAGGACCCCGCAGGGGCCCGCCGGGGGCCGGCGTGCGACCGAGGAGCCCGGCTCACCTCACTGCAGGTAGCCCTCGACCTCGGACTTCGGCCGCACCTCCGCGGCGTCGGGGTCCTCGTCGTACTGACGCCGGGCGCGGCGCTGCCGCAGCA
This region of Geodermatophilus bullaregiensis genomic DNA includes:
- a CDS encoding ABC transporter ATP-binding protein; the protein is MTGISVAFGGVQALTDVSLTVEPGQVHGLIGPNGAGKTTMFNVACGLVRPTEGRITWRGGELRRLRPAQLAGLGIARTLQGVGLFPGLTVLENVMVGAHKHARAGFLSALFAIPTADRDEARLRERAMAALTELDAEDYAARYPGSLPYPVQKRVALARALVSEPELLLLDEPASGLSEDEMHELGTLIGHLSGRMSVLLVEHHMDLVMRVCDHITVLDSGKQIAAGTPEQVQNDPAVTEAYLGDAVDAEADAAELAATDGGSQRG
- a CDS encoding PucR family transcriptional regulator encodes the protein MSTGGEQVQAASSGTGSGAGPGMGSDAGARLAELVPALLDRLDEMTDRMAEILVETEPAYREALTGGDPRMRSTLRRNLEVGVRGLSPDVPAAYHQSHAEGARAVGRLRAAQGIPLEAVLRAYRLGGQITWEALVALSRQGDRHDDALLLEVAGSLWRTNDRGCSAAAEGYRAEERRLSGLDAVERQRLLDGLLDGRGGDPAFVRTAGELLAVPLGGRLAVVVAPAVEEEADPVPEAAAALLKRGVRSVWGIRSQAQVGVVALGARRLPELLAWLGVLAGGPVGVSAVVEGAAAVAGAYRLAETAARTLPAGVARVVTIDDRLPEALLSNSPEIGSRLVGQTLGLLLELPHDEQEVLLETLSAFLDADGSPTRAADLLYCHRNTVMHRLRRIESVTGRKLTDPRARLLWQLALLGTGHHDAVHRRPVRDSA